The following coding sequences are from one Paenibacillus tundrae window:
- a CDS encoding DUF7507 domain-containing protein, whose protein sequence is MPLVVRSTVNATGAITFTGNTLGLSRSDTTGVPGTQDSIGGFTTTNAGVQFGTYPLGTTSAYQSNSSAAILNLPAGSTILYAELIWGGSYINGTVNLSAAINNPVTFTTPAGTFSVTPDPLTYNQFDLGNNAAGYVRSANVTTLVANGGAGTYITGGVVGTIVITNDATANHAGWTLGVIYQNGNLPFRNMSLRAGGVLVQSTSPPVVTTLTGFATPLSGTLGGRALFSAQEGDANRTGDQALFGPTSATSVALSGPNNLAANFFASQINGDTGALNTTGTFGTRNQVNGAPGSNIVGGRQGWDITNVDVSARLINNQSSAVLTLTTSGDAYIVNANAIQVDINAPRITVAKASVATGAVAGDSILYTVTISNGGTASAASVVLSDTLPPGLTFIPGSVTVAGVSRPTLDVTTGIPLGSLNLSSSIVVTYRALIGPDANILQLVNSASAAFTFQSVAGGSVITGVIPSNSSVLPVYSPNLSIVKSASTTNATVGDQVTYTLQVNNGGNVAANVTLTDNIPAGSSYVAGSFRVNGNVVAGANPATGVNLGSLAAGSVTTVTFQVLVTTLPSPPTLVDQATAAYTFNSPDGRTITGSVASNILSIPVTLPNVFVVKSATITDVAVGETFTYSIVTTNGGIQAINNVVLTDILPAGTAFVPGSVVVRGTSVPSANPVSGITLGTLAAGTSATVTFQVNVQSLPASGSLGNQAVVSYSSGAFSGISNSNSISTPVFQPVISINKSASTTNATLGDQIGYTLVVRNTGNLSAQVNVADTIPAGLTFIAGSVTVNGTARPGTSPATGISLGTLAPGGTSTVVFQTTLSSIPSPPTLQNQATASYTYQLPSGRSLSGSAVSNQVQIAASAPNVTITKTVNAPDVTVGEILTYTVVVTNAGIAAVQNVIVSDAPSTGLEFVSGSVTINGTAARSASPIAGIAIGTLGSSSSSSNSATITYQARVTAVPTTGSVSNRAGAAFTTGSFNGVSSSVVVTTPVFQPIIQLVKSASTTNLTVGDSFNYTIQVNNRGNIAAVVTINDPVPAGAVFNTNSVIINGAPAPGVSPNTGINIGQVPAGGSATVTFVATVTSLPSSRQLTNQSGAVYNFTLPSGRVITATSSSNTVTVPVSLPNVTVVNSDNLDYAVSGDTVIYTSVIRNNGTVAVNNVVFNNPLPANTPFVPGSVIVNGISFPLSNPSAGIPIGTLAPGAEATVTFEVRITMPVPSQISNQSTVSFTSGTFSGSSSSNTTVTPVIQPQISLVKTANTVNATVGDTIVYTVTVSNTGNLEAIVTLTDAIPAVTTFVPNSVVVAGVPQPGTSPVTGIPVGNVAAGVTATVTFAVILSSLPTPQQLSNFATASFTFTPPDGRTLTGSATSNTLTFPVSAPNVAVVKSTASTAAAVNDTVTYSVLITNSGIAPVSNIQFSDPIPAGSSFVAGSVTVNGVVQPTANPAGGVALGTLAPGANATVTFNIRVNEIPPGGQLSNRSTVSFTSGAFSGTTFSNTVVTPVYQPILSAVLTASTQNATVGDTVSYTVTVSNQGNYGAQINLSAALPAGTIFVPNSVIVNGQPLPAANPATGIPAGNVAAGATTTITYSVVVDSLPTPQQLVNQATVALAFTLPDGRNITGSIQSNVVTIPVSAPDIAVVKSTTSTAVSVGDVVTYSIAVTNNGIASVSNVIFTDAIPASTVLVGDSVYVDGVLRPGANPSTGLTLGSIAPGATVTVVFSIRVTALPASTVLNNQSTVSFTSGAFSATTFSNTVTTPVYQPILTAVKTGDQALATVGDTVVYSIAISNAGNYGATVTLTDTIPAGTELVPNSVIINGASAPGADPASGIPLGVVSTTTMVMFSVVIVTLPLSQSIVNQASATFSYTLPDGRTLGGSLTSNSLAIQVSAPDVTVVKTTPATDAVVGDTIVYEMVITNNGIDPVNNVLLTDPISPAVTFITGSVLVDGVVRASANPALGIAIGTLAPGASAAVSYAVRVNTLPSPPQVSSQSYVSFTSGVFSGASYSNTVFTPIYQPIIAVTKTASTSNATIGDTIIYSFSLTNTGNLPVELTLTDSIPDGTVLLPNSVLIDGVPQPGANPDTGIVVGTLPPGASVNVTVTLGVTVDSLPQNQQLVNQAVADFTFSPPDGRQLSGSVVSNVLVIPVSAPNVVVVKSTSAIDAVVGDVITYTIVVTNSGIETVNNVVMVDPVPTGSVFVQGSVTVDGAARPTANPNNGITLGSIAAGASVTITFRVEVVVI, encoded by the coding sequence ATTCCTCTTGTCGTTCGCTCAACCGTTAACGCTACAGGAGCAATCACTTTTACGGGCAATACCCTTGGTTTAAGTCGTTCGGATACGACAGGGGTACCTGGAACGCAAGACAGTATCGGAGGTTTTACGACAACGAATGCGGGTGTGCAATTCGGAACATATCCTCTCGGGACTACAAGTGCATACCAGAGCAACAGTTCCGCGGCCATTCTGAATCTTCCTGCTGGCAGTACAATCTTGTACGCAGAATTAATCTGGGGAGGAAGCTATATTAATGGCACGGTCAATCTAAGTGCAGCCATTAATAACCCTGTAACCTTTACAACACCGGCGGGGACTTTTAGCGTTACTCCCGATCCACTTACGTACAATCAATTTGATCTAGGAAATAATGCTGCGGGGTACGTACGTTCAGCGAATGTAACCACATTAGTGGCAAATGGTGGGGCAGGTACATACATCACCGGGGGAGTCGTAGGCACGATTGTCATTACTAATGACGCTACAGCGAATCACGCGGGTTGGACACTAGGGGTTATCTACCAGAACGGAAATCTTCCGTTTCGTAACATGTCTCTTCGGGCTGGTGGTGTTCTTGTACAATCCACTTCCCCACCAGTAGTTACCACACTAACTGGTTTTGCTACGCCACTATCCGGTACGCTTGGGGGCAGGGCTTTATTCAGTGCACAGGAGGGAGATGCCAACCGAACCGGAGACCAGGCGCTCTTTGGTCCGACATCAGCGACTTCGGTCGCTTTATCTGGCCCGAACAATCTGGCAGCGAATTTTTTTGCGTCTCAAATTAACGGGGATACCGGAGCGCTGAACACCACAGGTACGTTTGGTACACGTAACCAGGTAAACGGAGCTCCAGGTTCTAACATCGTTGGTGGACGTCAAGGCTGGGATATTACGAATGTAGACGTCTCGGCTAGGCTGATTAATAACCAGTCCTCAGCGGTACTTACGCTTACCACTTCAGGAGATGCCTACATTGTTAATGCCAATGCCATACAGGTTGATATCAATGCACCCCGAATTACAGTTGCTAAGGCTTCCGTCGCCACCGGAGCTGTTGCAGGGGACAGCATCCTGTATACAGTAACGATTAGTAATGGAGGTACAGCTAGTGCCGCTAGTGTGGTGCTTTCAGATACATTGCCACCGGGTCTCACCTTTATTCCAGGCAGTGTCACTGTGGCAGGTGTATCTCGGCCAACGCTGGATGTGACAACCGGTATACCTCTAGGCTCATTAAATCTATCTAGTAGTATCGTCGTCACATATCGCGCATTAATCGGACCCGATGCTAATATTTTGCAGCTAGTCAATTCGGCTAGTGCGGCCTTTACTTTTCAGAGTGTAGCAGGTGGTTCGGTCATCACGGGTGTAATTCCATCCAACAGTTCTGTGTTACCGGTATATTCTCCTAACCTGTCTATTGTGAAATCAGCGAGTACGACCAATGCTACGGTTGGGGATCAGGTGACTTACACTCTTCAAGTGAACAATGGAGGCAATGTAGCGGCAAACGTGACCCTCACGGATAACATTCCTGCAGGCAGCTCTTATGTTGCAGGCAGCTTTCGTGTGAATGGCAATGTCGTGGCAGGAGCCAACCCGGCAACAGGTGTGAATCTTGGAAGTCTTGCAGCAGGGAGTGTAACGACGGTAACCTTTCAGGTGCTTGTAACGACTCTGCCTTCGCCCCCGACACTGGTGGATCAAGCAACGGCTGCCTATACCTTTAATTCGCCTGACGGACGGACGATCACCGGTTCAGTGGCTTCTAACATTTTATCTATTCCTGTTACGTTACCAAATGTATTTGTGGTCAAATCAGCAACGATTACCGACGTTGCCGTTGGCGAAACGTTTACGTATTCCATCGTTACAACGAATGGTGGCATTCAGGCGATCAACAACGTTGTGCTTACGGACATTCTTCCCGCTGGCACAGCATTTGTACCTGGCAGTGTGGTCGTTAGAGGAACGAGTGTGCCATCTGCAAATCCAGTCAGTGGGATAACGCTTGGCACGCTGGCAGCAGGCACTTCGGCAACAGTTACGTTTCAAGTTAATGTGCAGTCCTTACCTGCATCGGGCTCACTAGGTAATCAGGCAGTAGTGTCGTATAGCTCCGGTGCGTTCTCAGGGATTTCGAACTCCAATTCAATAAGTACACCTGTATTTCAGCCTGTAATTTCAATCAATAAGTCGGCTAGCACAACAAATGCAACGTTGGGTGATCAGATTGGGTATACGTTGGTTGTAAGAAATACAGGAAATCTAAGTGCTCAAGTGAATGTAGCGGATACGATTCCGGCAGGTCTTACCTTTATTGCTGGATCTGTAACCGTGAATGGAACTGCTCGACCAGGAACGAGTCCAGCAACAGGAATTTCATTGGGAACTCTTGCACCGGGAGGAACCTCGACGGTTGTTTTCCAAACAACATTGAGCTCGATTCCTTCACCACCTACACTACAGAATCAGGCGACAGCCAGTTACACGTATCAACTACCAAGTGGTCGGAGTCTATCGGGAAGCGCAGTGTCTAATCAAGTGCAGATCGCTGCCTCTGCTCCCAATGTGACCATCACCAAAACCGTTAATGCGCCTGATGTTACAGTGGGTGAGATTCTAACCTATACGGTGGTAGTTACGAACGCAGGCATCGCTGCTGTACAAAATGTCATTGTCTCGGATGCACCATCCACAGGTTTAGAATTTGTGTCAGGCAGTGTAACCATTAACGGGACTGCTGCGAGATCAGCAAGTCCGATTGCCGGAATTGCGATAGGCACATTAGGTAGCTCCAGCAGTAGCTCTAACAGTGCAACCATCACATATCAGGCAAGGGTTACAGCGGTACCGACCACAGGTTCTGTTAGCAACCGAGCAGGAGCTGCATTCACAACCGGAAGTTTTAATGGCGTATCTTCCTCCGTTGTTGTCACAACCCCAGTATTTCAACCGATCATACAATTGGTGAAATCTGCGAGTACAACAAATCTGACGGTAGGAGATTCGTTTAACTATACAATTCAAGTTAATAACAGGGGGAATATCGCTGCAGTAGTGACGATAAACGACCCTGTACCCGCCGGTGCAGTATTTAACACCAACAGTGTCATCATTAACGGTGCTCCAGCCCCAGGCGTAAGTCCGAATACCGGAATTAATATAGGGCAAGTCCCAGCCGGAGGCAGCGCTACGGTAACCTTTGTTGCCACCGTAACAAGTCTGCCAAGTTCAAGGCAATTAACGAACCAGTCAGGAGCGGTATATAACTTCACTCTCCCTAGCGGAAGAGTCATTACAGCTACTTCCTCCTCCAACACAGTTACTGTTCCGGTATCTCTTCCCAATGTAACGGTTGTAAACAGCGATAATCTAGATTATGCCGTGTCTGGTGATACCGTTATTTATACGTCAGTCATTCGAAACAATGGAACGGTTGCGGTCAACAATGTTGTATTTAACAACCCACTTCCAGCGAATACCCCGTTTGTACCCGGAAGCGTCATTGTGAACGGGATTTCATTCCCGCTCTCCAATCCGTCAGCCGGTATTCCAATCGGTACTCTGGCTCCAGGAGCGGAAGCTACCGTAACATTTGAGGTGAGGATTACTATGCCGGTTCCTTCGCAGATTAGCAATCAGTCTACGGTTAGCTTTACATCAGGTACATTCTCGGGATCATCATCCTCCAATACAACAGTGACCCCGGTTATACAACCGCAGATCTCGCTAGTGAAAACGGCCAACACAGTTAATGCAACTGTAGGGGATACGATTGTCTACACCGTAACTGTAAGTAACACGGGAAATCTTGAAGCCATCGTCACGTTAACGGATGCAATTCCTGCGGTGACTACCTTTGTACCCAATAGCGTCGTTGTTGCTGGAGTACCGCAACCCGGAACTTCACCTGTAACGGGAATCCCGGTAGGGAATGTGGCTGCGGGAGTAACAGCTACTGTAACGTTTGCTGTGATTCTATCTTCATTGCCAACACCTCAACAGCTGAGCAATTTTGCTACAGCATCATTTACATTCACTCCGCCGGATGGACGGACATTAACGGGATCGGCCACGTCCAACACACTAACATTCCCTGTATCTGCTCCAAATGTGGCTGTGGTGAAAAGCACAGCATCTACAGCAGCAGCAGTAAACGATACGGTCACTTATTCTGTTCTTATCACGAATAGTGGTATTGCGCCAGTAAGCAATATTCAATTTTCTGATCCGATCCCAGCAGGATCTTCCTTTGTTGCAGGAAGTGTTACGGTCAATGGTGTTGTCCAACCTACAGCTAATCCGGCGGGAGGCGTAGCGCTTGGCACACTGGCACCAGGAGCAAATGCTACAGTTACCTTTAATATTAGAGTCAATGAAATTCCGCCAGGAGGCCAGTTAAGCAATCGATCGACAGTAAGTTTCACCTCAGGTGCATTCTCGGGTACGACTTTTTCCAATACGGTAGTGACGCCCGTATACCAGCCCATATTGTCTGCCGTCTTGACCGCAAGTACACAGAATGCAACAGTAGGAGACACGGTCAGTTATACGGTAACCGTGAGTAATCAGGGAAATTACGGTGCTCAGATTAACTTGTCTGCAGCATTGCCAGCAGGTACGATCTTTGTTCCCAACAGTGTAATTGTGAATGGTCAGCCACTACCTGCAGCGAATCCTGCAACAGGTATTCCAGCAGGGAATGTGGCTGCTGGAGCAACAACAACGATTACGTACTCGGTTGTCGTTGATAGTCTGCCAACACCGCAGCAATTGGTTAATCAGGCCACTGTAGCGCTTGCCTTTACACTTCCAGATGGAAGAAATATTACGGGTTCTATTCAATCCAATGTCGTTACGATTCCTGTGTCTGCCCCAGATATTGCTGTTGTTAAATCAACAACGTCTACGGCAGTCTCCGTTGGAGATGTTGTGACCTATAGCATCGCTGTCACAAATAACGGAATTGCCAGTGTCAGCAATGTCATATTTACGGATGCGATCCCAGCCAGTACAGTACTGGTGGGAGATAGTGTTTATGTGGACGGAGTGTTGCGTCCCGGAGCTAATCCATCAACGGGACTTACATTAGGTTCTATTGCACCAGGAGCAACGGTAACTGTTGTATTTAGCATAAGAGTGACGGCTCTTCCAGCAAGCACGGTACTCAACAATCAATCCACGGTCAGCTTCACTTCGGGAGCTTTCTCTGCAACAACCTTCTCAAATACGGTAACGACACCGGTATATCAGCCAATTTTGACTGCGGTCAAAACAGGTGATCAGGCTCTTGCAACCGTTGGGGATACGGTCGTGTACAGCATTGCCATCTCTAACGCCGGAAACTATGGAGCAACAGTGACACTTACCGATACGATTCCTGCAGGGACTGAACTGGTTCCGAACAGTGTCATCATTAATGGAGCAAGCGCACCTGGGGCAGATCCTGCATCAGGTATTCCTCTAGGCGTCGTTTCTACAACAACGATGGTCATGTTTTCGGTTGTCATCGTAACATTGCCGCTCAGCCAGTCAATTGTTAACCAAGCTTCCGCAACGTTTTCGTATACGCTACCTGATGGTAGAACGCTTGGAGGAAGTTTGACTTCTAATTCACTTGCGATTCAGGTATCGGCTCCTGATGTTACTGTTGTCAAAACAACGCCTGCGACGGACGCTGTAGTGGGGGATACCATTGTGTATGAGATGGTCATAACGAACAACGGAATAGACCCCGTTAACAATGTGTTATTAACAGACCCTATTAGTCCAGCTGTAACCTTTATTACAGGCAGTGTGTTAGTAGACGGCGTTGTTAGGGCATCGGCAAACCCTGCGTTAGGCATAGCTATAGGCACGCTTGCACCAGGAGCTTCTGCAGCAGTGTCTTATGCGGTACGAGTTAATACTTTACCTTCACCGCCTCAGGTGAGTAGCCAGTCTTATGTAAGCTTCACATCTGGAGTCTTCTCTGGTGCTTCATATTCCAATACAGTCTTTACGCCAATCTATCAACCCATTATTGCTGTAACCAAAACAGCCAGTACTTCGAATGCCACAATTGGTGACACCATTATTTATTCATTCTCCTTAACCAATACGGGAAATCTCCCTGTGGAATTAACACTGACTGATTCCATCCCTGATGGGACAGTATTGCTTCCGAATAGTGTGTTGATTGATGGGGTACCACAACCTGGAGCTAATCCGGATACAGGTATTGTCGTCGGTACGCTGCCTCCAGGTGCATCTGTAAATGTAACGGTTACCCTTGGCGTAACGGTGGATTCATTACCACAGAATCAGCAACTTGTTAACCAAGCTGTCGCTGACTTTACGTTCAGCCCGCCAGATGGTCGCCAATTGTCAGGAAGCGTAGTTTCCAATGTTCTTGTTATCCCTGTGTCTGCGCCGAATGTGGTCGTTGTCAAGAGTACAAGTGCTATAGATGCAGTAGTGGGGGATGTCATCACGTATACAATTGTTGTAACCAACAGTGGTATTGAAACCGTCAATAATGTTGTTATGGTCGATCCCGTGCCAACAGGCAGTGTTTTTGTGCAAGGTAGCGTAACCGTGGATGGAGCGGCTCGTCCAACTGCCAATCCAAATAACGGAATTACGCTGGGATCTATTGCCGCAGGCGCTTCAGTCACAATTACATTTAGGGTTGAGGTTGTGGTGATATGA
- a CDS encoding DUF11 domain-containing protein, with protein sequence MSSTSDSWSHWLQNQSLVRFNSGTTEQEQVAYSNTVVTPWVGPRLEVYKQCSSTVATLGQSLIYLIEIVNSGNRTATVYVTDQLSAETALLPNSVLRDGIPLPGSSPEQGLPPSEIAPGARLRFHFQVMIIRLPESLKLLNQALVRYEFVTSEGRAYRGEERSNTVEVSLVSPRLEIALQADRVQTFPGDIVTYNIIVRNPGFVTATDAQVTVELPSGIQFIPGSVVVNDMFIPQMTPDSGILIGNVLPERSIQIQYRVQVTAVLDTEGITSQANLSYISAGQRETVSSNVVTLEVIQPRISISKTVTPDLATVEETVCYDITVANESRYAVDATMLDVLPKGVRFVEGSLGWNGVKRPGANPTQGFNLGTLTARSTMHIQFEAQLMGADHVNPQQLEIVNQARLLYTFRLPDSRNVQRTVMSNDATIQLKVPIITVYVEVSPTLVEAGGEVVFHVRVTNIGSWPARVQLTDILPPGARWVGRAQGELQLNIPEYSTPRNLHVGDLEPGKEKELSYVVQITSDEGITKQQGSLTANYAYEWRGQRRIGQSFSNEYTILVEETDE encoded by the coding sequence ATGAGTTCGACTTCCGATTCGTGGTCGCATTGGCTGCAGAATCAATCATTGGTTCGATTCAATTCAGGTACAACAGAACAGGAGCAGGTCGCTTATTCGAATACGGTCGTTACACCGTGGGTAGGGCCAAGACTGGAAGTTTATAAGCAATGCAGTTCCACGGTAGCCACATTGGGTCAGTCCTTAATCTATCTTATTGAAATTGTAAACTCTGGCAATCGCACGGCTACCGTATATGTCACAGATCAGCTATCAGCTGAGACTGCTTTATTGCCCAACAGCGTGCTTCGTGATGGAATTCCATTGCCTGGTTCATCGCCAGAACAAGGCTTGCCACCGAGTGAGATAGCGCCTGGAGCGAGGCTGCGGTTCCATTTTCAAGTGATGATCATTCGTTTACCCGAAAGTTTGAAGTTACTGAACCAGGCACTTGTTCGTTATGAGTTTGTAACATCGGAGGGGAGAGCGTACAGGGGGGAGGAGAGGTCGAACACGGTGGAGGTCAGCCTCGTCTCTCCGCGTCTTGAGATTGCTCTGCAAGCAGACCGTGTTCAGACCTTTCCAGGTGATATCGTAACGTATAACATCATTGTGCGTAACCCTGGATTCGTAACCGCGACAGATGCTCAAGTAACGGTCGAATTACCTTCAGGCATTCAATTTATTCCTGGAAGTGTTGTTGTGAATGACATGTTCATTCCTCAGATGACACCAGATTCGGGAATCCTGATTGGGAATGTGTTACCAGAACGTTCGATACAGATTCAATATCGCGTCCAAGTGACAGCTGTACTGGACACAGAAGGGATTACCAGTCAGGCGAATCTAAGTTACATTTCAGCGGGACAGCGAGAAACGGTCTCCTCCAATGTAGTTACACTTGAGGTCATTCAGCCTCGAATTTCCATTAGCAAAACGGTGACTCCAGATCTTGCGACGGTGGAGGAGACGGTGTGTTATGACATTACGGTTGCAAACGAGAGCCGTTACGCTGTAGATGCAACGATGCTGGATGTGCTGCCCAAGGGAGTGAGATTTGTTGAAGGCAGTCTTGGCTGGAACGGAGTCAAACGACCTGGTGCCAACCCGACTCAAGGATTCAATCTAGGAACGCTGACAGCGCGGTCTACCATGCATATTCAGTTCGAGGCACAACTTATGGGGGCAGATCACGTAAATCCTCAGCAGTTGGAGATTGTTAATCAGGCTCGTCTGCTCTATACGTTTCGATTGCCTGATTCGCGAAATGTGCAGCGGACAGTGATGTCGAATGATGCAACCATTCAATTAAAGGTTCCCATAATTACAGTCTATGTGGAGGTGTCTCCGACACTTGTTGAAGCAGGTGGGGAGGTCGTCTTCCATGTTCGAGTTACCAATATTGGCAGTTGGCCTGCGCGCGTACAATTGACGGATATATTGCCGCCGGGCGCTAGGTGGGTTGGGCGCGCCCAGGGAGAGCTACAATTAAATATTCCCGAATATTCCACACCACGGAATCTACATGTAGGAGATTTGGAGCCTGGCAAAGAGAAAGAGCTTTCGTATGTTGTTCAAATTACCTCTGATGAAGGTATAACGAAGCAGCAAGGTTCGCTAACTGCGAATTACGCTTATGAATGGAGAGGACAGCGCAGAATAGGACAGTCTTTTTCCAATGAGTATACGATTTTAGTTGAAGAAACAGATGAATAG
- a CDS encoding YolD-like family protein translates to MAKAKVAKRPTRDEFELEELGNQLVEAYHERSEVLLTVWGKEEQVRGVIVKLDSRTRLVHVEHTEEEFMAKVPFLDIMRVDSPRFM, encoded by the coding sequence TTGGCAAAAGCAAAGGTTGCAAAGAGACCCACGCGGGATGAATTTGAACTTGAGGAGCTAGGCAATCAATTGGTCGAAGCCTACCATGAGCGTTCAGAGGTATTGTTGACGGTATGGGGGAAGGAAGAGCAGGTTCGAGGCGTTATTGTCAAGCTTGATTCACGTACAAGGCTGGTGCATGTAGAGCATACCGAAGAGGAGTTTATGGCTAAGGTTCCTTTCTTGGATATTATGCGTGTAGATTCACCCAGGTTTATGTAA
- a CDS encoding amino acid permease, which produces MQSPTELKKTIGMPQAVALYVSAVLGSGVLIVPGLAADLAGPASLLAWGGMVLLILPLALSMGLLSARYPNAGGVSHFVTLAFGSRAGTMIGWFFLMSVPIGAPVASLTGAGYMTAALGLGEGARIAIAAIMLTVGLLINIIGMQLAGKVQIGVVIAIVAVLIMTFILAVPHLDSNHFKPFVPHGWISVGQAGAILFWCFIGWEAVSHLSEEFTDPRKAAIKGVTIAAIVVGILYFLTALATVGTRSYLHGGADVSLVWIISQALGSWGSLIAGLTGVFICTATVIAYTGAASRVAFALARQGAAPQWLNRLSNRFHTPIAALGFLAICFILVLGIYGSGLVSLTTLIQLPNATFILSYLGGCAAGIRLLRGNRTGVVISWVSFIATAIIFPFAGWAVLYPVVIIILYGLLSRNRKVIQ; this is translated from the coding sequence ATGCAATCACCAACCGAGCTCAAAAAAACCATTGGTATGCCACAAGCTGTTGCACTGTATGTTAGTGCCGTACTCGGTTCGGGTGTCTTAATTGTCCCTGGCCTTGCTGCTGATCTAGCTGGACCGGCTTCGCTATTAGCCTGGGGAGGGATGGTTCTGCTTATCCTTCCACTCGCATTGTCCATGGGTCTTCTCTCCGCCCGTTATCCGAATGCAGGCGGTGTGTCCCATTTCGTTACACTTGCTTTTGGCTCACGGGCAGGAACGATGATCGGCTGGTTTTTCCTCATGTCCGTGCCCATCGGTGCTCCAGTCGCTTCATTAACCGGTGCAGGCTATATGACGGCTGCTCTTGGACTGGGTGAAGGTGCTCGTATCGCCATTGCAGCCATAATGTTAACGGTAGGGCTCCTCATTAACATCATCGGTATGCAGCTCGCCGGCAAAGTTCAAATCGGCGTTGTCATCGCAATTGTCGCCGTACTCATCATGACCTTTATTCTCGCTGTGCCTCATCTGGATTCCAATCATTTTAAACCCTTTGTGCCCCATGGGTGGATAAGTGTAGGACAAGCAGGAGCCATACTATTCTGGTGCTTCATCGGCTGGGAGGCTGTATCTCATCTCTCTGAGGAGTTCACCGATCCCCGAAAGGCCGCGATCAAAGGTGTGACCATAGCCGCCATTGTGGTCGGCATACTCTATTTCCTAACGGCTCTTGCCACAGTAGGTACTCGGAGTTATCTGCATGGAGGAGCAGACGTTTCTCTTGTGTGGATTATTAGTCAAGCGCTTGGCTCTTGGGGGAGCTTAATCGCAGGTTTAACGGGAGTATTTATCTGCACAGCTACGGTCATCGCTTATACCGGTGCTGCTTCCCGCGTGGCATTTGCACTAGCGAGACAAGGCGCTGCACCGCAATGGTTAAATCGTCTATCGAATCGTTTCCATACGCCAATTGCAGCACTCGGTTTTCTGGCCATTTGTTTTATCCTCGTTCTCGGCATTTATGGGTCGGGACTGGTTTCCTTGACCACATTGATCCAGCTTCCGAACGCAACCTTTATCCTATCCTATCTCGGAGGTTGCGCAGCAGGGATTCGATTACTTAGAGGCAATCGTACTGGAGTCGTCATAAGTTGGGTCTCTTTCATCGCTACAGCGATCATTTTTCCTTTTGCTGGCTGGGCGGTATTATATCCGGTAGTTATCATCATTCTCTATGGGCTGCTTAGTCGTAATCGAAAGGTAATCCAATAA
- a CDS encoding ferritin has translation MSKELTEALNEQMNFEFYSAHVYLAMAAYCSSKSLDGFANFFIVQAEEERFHGMKIYKFLNDRGQRATLAALPEPKNEYSSMLDVFEHGYAHEQQNTKKFYNLADIALNEREHATMYFLKWFIDEQVEEEALFDNIIQKLRRIEKDSNAFYMLDAEFAKRSFTAPAE, from the coding sequence ATGAGTAAAGAACTGACAGAAGCGCTGAATGAACAGATGAATTTCGAGTTTTATTCAGCTCATGTATATCTTGCAATGGCTGCATACTGTTCCAGCAAAAGTCTAGACGGTTTTGCTAACTTCTTCATTGTACAAGCAGAAGAGGAACGTTTTCATGGTATGAAAATCTACAAGTTCTTGAATGACCGTGGACAACGTGCAACACTTGCGGCATTGCCTGAACCGAAGAATGAGTATTCTTCCATGTTGGATGTATTCGAACATGGTTATGCACATGAACAACAAAACACGAAAAAGTTCTACAACTTGGCGGACATTGCATTGAACGAGCGTGAACACGCAACAATGTACTTCCTGAAATGGTTCATTGATGAGCAGGTGGAAGAAGAGGCGTTGTTTGACAATATCATTCAAAAGCTTCGTCGTATCGAGAAAGACAGCAATGCATTCTATATGCTAGATGCTGAATTTGCTAAACGCTCATTTACAGCTCCAGCAGAGTGA